Genomic DNA from Haloplanus sp. HW8-1:
ACAGGTCCGCTGCCGACCGAACTCGACGGCGACGACGAGGAGTTGGCCGACTACATCCGCGAGAAGGGCGGCGAGTTCGGCACCGTCACCGGTCGGCCGCGCCGCATCGGTTGGCTCGACGTCCCGATGCTCCGCCACGCGGCCCGGGTGAGCGGTTTCACCGGCATCGCCGTCAACCATCTCGACGTCCTCGCCGGCCTCGATACGGTGAAAGTCGGCGACGCTTACGACCTCAACGGCGAGCGACTGGAGACGATGCCCGCGACGACCGAGCGGTGGGCCGACTGCGAGCCGATTTTGAAGGCGTTCGACCCGTGGCCCGAGGTGGACTGGACGGCCGCCGCCCAGGACGGGTACGACGCACTCCCGGTGAACGCTCGCACGTATCTGGAGTACCTGAGCGACGAGGTCGGTGCCCCCATCTACGCCGTCGGCGTCGGCCCGGACCGTGCCGAGACCATCGAACTCGTCGATCCCTTCGAGCACGACGGATAGGCGGCGAGGAGCCCAGGCGCACTCTTTCTTCCCGGCGGCCAGGGCGGGGCAACGGTTTTACCGCCGCCTCGCGCACGTATACACATGGTGACCACGACCGAGCGGGACGGTATGACGTGGTACGAGTGTGAGGTCTGTGGGATGTTGTTCGACGACCGCGACGACGCCGCACAACACGAGGACAACTGCGACAGCGACAGCGCCGATCCCTCCTATCTACAGTAGGTCGCCTACTCGCTCCCGTCGACCAGTTCGTACGACTTCTCGCCCCAGTCGTCCTCGACGAAGACGAACACGCGACCACGCGCCACCGCGAGGTCGGCCTGGATCCGACATCGCATCCCGTCCGGTGACCCGACGGTGACGCCCGGGAATAGCTCCTCGGTCTCGCCGCCGTCGAGGACGATCCGTCCGACGCCCGTCGACTCCAGGATGTCCTCGTGGGTCTTGCGGTCGTTGACGTACATCATCACGCCCTCGGTCCCGTCGGGGCCGGTCACGAGGACGTGAACCTCCTTGCCGGGAGCAGTCGAGAGCGTCTCGGCGCTCCGCTCCGGGACGCCGCGGTAGAACGTCGTTCGGCCGTCGAGGTACTCCACTTCGACGCCGCCCTCCCGGAGGGTCACGGGGAGCGTACTCGGCGCCACGTCGGTGCGGATGGTCATACTACCGTTACCGGACGGCCAGTCAAAAACGTCGCGTCACGCGTCGCCCGTTCGACCACGCGCAGGGATACCGTTATGTCGACGGCGACGCCCATTGGGTGTGTGTTCGACCTCGATCATCCCGCCTGGCGAACCGCCGGCGCGACCGGCGTGGCCTACGCCCTCGCGATCGGTGGCCTGTTTCTCGTGCTGTTCGTTGGACCGTACCTGCTCTTTCGGATCCCGTAAGCGAGTCGGCTCGCGGTTCAGGCGAACGCTCGTGAGACGCTCTCGTCGGCCGACTCGGCGCTGATCTTCCCCCACGCGGAGACGAAGTCGTCCATGTAGATCTCGGTCCGGTCGTCGCGGATAGCGAACATCCCGGCCTCGGTGCAGACGGCCTTGATGTCGGCGCCCGAGGCGTCGTCGGCCATCTCGGCCAGTTCGCCGAAGTCGACGTCGTCGGCGACGTTCATATCGCGGGTGTGGATCCTGAAGATGATCTCGCGGCCCTCGTCGTCGGGTTTCGGCACTTCGATCAGGCGGTCGAAGCGCCCCGGACGGAGGATCGCGGGGTCGAGCATGTCGAAGCGGTTGGTGGCCGCGATGATACGGACCTCGCCGCGCTCCTCGAAGCCGTCCATCTCGGAGAGTAGTTGCATCATCGTCCGCTGGACCTCGGCGTCGCCGGAGGTCTTCGAGTCCGTCCGCTTCGACGCGATGGCGTCGATCTCGTCGATGAAGAGGACGGCCGGTTCGTTCTCGCGGGCCACCTCGAAGAGGTCGCGCACGAGTTTCGCGCCCTCGCCGATGAACTTGTGGACGAGTTCCGAGCCGGCCATCTTGATGAAGGTGGCGTCGGTCTGGTTGGCGACCGCCTTCGCGAGCATCGTCTTCCCGGTACCCGGCGGCCCGTGCAGGAGCACCCCCGAGGGTGGGTCGATACCGACGTCCTCGAACATCTCCGGCCGGTCGAGCGGCATCTCGACTGTCTCGCGAACCTCCTGCATCTGCTGGTCGAGTCCGCCGATGTCCGTGTATGTCACGTCAGGGCTGTGGTCCACCTGCATCACGCGGGCTCGCACGTCGGTCTCCTTGTCGAGGCGCTTGACCACCGAGAGGGAGTTGTTGACCGCGACTCGCGAGTCGGGTTCGAGGTCCGACCGCATCTCGTCGGTGACCTCCGTCAGCGCCTCCTGGTTGTTGCCGTGCTGTTTGATGATGACGCCCTCGTCGGTCAGTTCCTGGACCGTCGCGACGAACAGCGGCGACTGCTTGAGTTTCTTGTTCTCGTGTGTGAGACGCTCCAGTTTCTGCTGGTACTTGTTGTTCTCCGCGTTCGCATCCAGCAGTTTGTCGCGCATCTCCTCGTTCTGTCCCTCCAGCACGTCGAGTCGCTCGCGGAGGGCCTCGATTTTTTCCTGCTGCGACGTCGCCTCCTCGTCGTACGGGAGGTCGACATCGTCCACAGTATCGGTCATTGTCCGGTTTAAGGCGCAGA
This window encodes:
- a CDS encoding DUF7128 family protein; the protein is MVTTTERDGMTWYECEVCGMLFDDRDDAAQHEDNCDSDSADPSYLQ
- a CDS encoding DUF5796 family protein gives rise to the protein MTIRTDVAPSTLPVTLREGGVEVEYLDGRTTFYRGVPERSAETLSTAPGKEVHVLVTGPDGTEGVMMYVNDRKTHEDILESTGVGRIVLDGGETEELFPGVTVGSPDGMRCRIQADLAVARGRVFVFVEDDWGEKSYELVDGSE
- the pan1 gene encoding proteasome-activating nucleotidase Pan1, whose amino-acid sequence is MTDTVDDVDLPYDEEATSQQEKIEALRERLDVLEGQNEEMRDKLLDANAENNKYQQKLERLTHENKKLKQSPLFVATVQELTDEGVIIKQHGNNQEALTEVTDEMRSDLEPDSRVAVNNSLSVVKRLDKETDVRARVMQVDHSPDVTYTDIGGLDQQMQEVRETVEMPLDRPEMFEDVGIDPPSGVLLHGPPGTGKTMLAKAVANQTDATFIKMAGSELVHKFIGEGAKLVRDLFEVARENEPAVLFIDEIDAIASKRTDSKTSGDAEVQRTMMQLLSEMDGFEERGEVRIIAATNRFDMLDPAILRPGRFDRLIEVPKPDDEGREIIFRIHTRDMNVADDVDFGELAEMADDASGADIKAVCTEAGMFAIRDDRTEIYMDDFVSAWGKISAESADESVSRAFA